GGTGCATCACCACCTCTCTGAACTGTCTGAGACAGGTACATGTAATGAAACATAATACTCGGCGAAGCTAACGTCATTCCACATCAGTTCTGTTCTTTGAGCAACATACTGATTACTGTTAACACACGAATGAACAGCTACAGAAAACAACTATTCAGATGCTAGGGCGGCAGTATCATACCTTCGGGACTGATAGTCGCTGAGACAGAATTCCGACGTGGCGCGCATGCTGCTTGCACATCCCATCAGTTTTGTATAGTTGCAATCATGAGAAACCGGACTTATACAAAATGCAGTGCAGATAACCACTTTGATCACTCTGGGTTCCACCCAgtgttcttctttctcagcaCACCCATACTCTCGAGGCCACCCCGTAACCGGGGAATCTGTCAACAGCGCCGTTGACTACACTCAGGTTGTCCGTGTTCCCCCACATCCGTTTTGGGGGTTAATACGTTTGTGCACGAAAGGTACCGCCTGGTCACTAAAGGCCAGAAGGCTGCAAAAATGCACCGCTCGTAGCTTAGTCGTGGCGGAGCTGACTGCGTCTGTTCTTGTCACAAGTGTGTGCGGGGTATTCTCTAAGAGGGAAATCCCGCTTCGCCAGCGACAGGCAGATTGGTGCATTCGGACGAAGGACTGCCAACGAGTTGTCCGGCAGAATGGGCCAGTGTTCTTGACTATTTGTGGGAAATCTATCGTCTCCATGACGCATTCGACGATGTAGTTAGGCCAGGGATACAAGCGTATCGCTTTCTGAAGCAGCAGGAAGATTCCCTTGTCATTTCTCGCGGCCGCTGCGCTGTTTTTGCCACTGTCACGAGCACCCGGCGAAGCCGTAGACAACAATCACGCTTGACAGGAGACCGAGTGCATTTGTGTCTGCAACCAGCGAAAGGTGATCTGGAACTTTCACCCACCGTCAGCAAGTCTGTGCCCGCGGAACTCCCTCACAACCTCAGAAGAGTGTGAGATCTTAAAAATCCTAGCCCGATCTTGATGTCAATCAAAAAACTACATTCACTCAAACAGTTCTCGTAGTGAGGTGGCTTACGGTGACGGTAAGCatgcgagaaaaacgtgCCGTCGTAGGCGAGACTATCGCAACACCTACCTTCTCCATTCGGGGTTTCCGTAAGTTCACCTGCTTCGTCCACTCACTCTTCTACCGGGCAGTTCTGCCGCTAACAAAGGAAAAGGCCACAGAATGATGGGGTTTTGGAGCGCTATTCATGCGCTGATGGACACTCGTGGGATGATTATCGACCCGGGCCCATTGTACATGGCACTGCCTACTGTCTTGGAATGGGTACCATCAAAAGAAAGGCCGTGTCAATTGATTAAATATGCGGTTCATCCTGTTGGTGCAGCCCTCTGGACCCTCACCTTCCCACATTCGCAGCACATGTACGCCACATTTCTTTCATTTGCAAGCATAAAGTGTCACACGAAGCACCTTTTGCTCTGCCGTAATTGCAATTGAGAATTATGTTGCCCCTTTCGTTGTTGGGCATTGATGGCACTCTTCATCTTCAGACGCCTCATAACGGGGGAGCTGCTTCACGCGCTTTTTTATTGCCGTGCCAGTAAGCGGCGCGCTAGGCGGTGTGTGCATGTGGCTTTTGTCGATGCCTACACATTCATGGCTGCAGTCGAGATTCGCTAGCAGGACTGTCTTGAAGGAGATCCAAATCTAGCCCTTATCTCCAGTTGGCATTTCAGTTGTCGTGATTGTTCTGACGGCACAAATCTATTTTTATTACGTGGGCGGACAAACATCGAAGATGAAGCAGCAAGCGCTCTGTGCCGCGCTCCTCGGATTTCTTGTCTCCGCAGTGTTTCCTTCGGAGTCCCGCGGATCAAAAACTGAGCCACATTTTCAGTTACCATTGGCAAGAACGGCGTGGAGGTGAACATCCAGAAGGTGTTTTTGCTCGGatcttcggcttctcttcgtgttgtcgacgagaggaacagagccGTCTTCCTGCCGCAGCCAACCACTTCAGATGCAGGAGCGGAGGCACGCTACAGTTTTGCCTATGCGCTTGAGAATGGTCACTGCAACTTTAAAAAGCAAGTGTCTTACCCAGACGCTTTCCCCGGTTACTCACAACCAGTATGGGTCCGTACTGTAACTCAGGGGAACACCAGTGACAATGGGCTTAAGGGATCAGTGACGAACTATACGTTCACGAATCCTCCTGCTGCGTATTTGAATAAATCGTTCAGCTTTTGTGTGCAGTTCACAACGGACTCGACAGTCACAACAAGTACGACCTCTACGACCACAACATCGGCTACGGAAGCGACTACAACTCAACGCTCATCATCTACTGGTGACTCGTAAGCTCCGCCAACTGCTAATGGAGGCTCGACTTCTGGGTCCAGTGGGGATGGAGGTTCGCCAGACGGGCCTGACAGCAGCGGAAGCCCTTCCACAGAACCTAGTAAGCCGATCAAACCAAAGCCAGATCCGAGTCCCGGTCTAAAGCCACAACCCGGGGAACCCCAGGATTCGCCGCCACAACAGCCCCCTCAGGAATCGACGCAGCCCAAACCTCCAACGCCCCCCCCGGCAGAATCAAATCCCAACGAAGAAGGCACCCCAGGTGTgcacgaagacgaagatggggctgacgaagaagatggtCAAGACGCGAGCGACCACCCCAGTAATAGTAGTGGCTCCCCTCATCAAGGGGGTACAGGACCTGGGGGACAGGAACAGACACACGATAAAAAGCCGGATGGTGCTACAAGTGGGCCAAATCACTCGGAGCAGGACCTCCCAGACGACCAAAAACCAGGAGGGACGCCGGGCCTCGAGCCTCCTAACCCGGCAGGCGGCAAAGTTCCTTCCGATAACAACAAACTGAAGCCTCCTCGACCATCAGAAACGCCAGCGTTGCAAAACACACGTACTCCAACTCCCCACATACGCAGTGCCAACTTTGATGCGCCCTCTCGCATGAGACGGCTTTCAGTCGTAGACGCTTCAGAAGTGAAATATTTGACCATCGTCGTGCATTCCNNNNNNNNNNNNNNNNNNNNNNNNNNNNNNNNNNNNNNNNNNNNNNNNNNNNNNNNNNNNNNNNNNNNNNNNNNNNNNNNNNNNNNNNNNNNNNNNNNNNNNNNNNNNNNNNNNNNNNNNNNNNNNNNNNNNNNNNNNNNNNNNNNNNNNNNNNNNNNNNNNNNNNNNNNNNNNNNNNNNNNNNNNNNNNNNNNNNNNNNNNNNNNNNNNNNNNNNNNNNNNNNNNNNNNNNNNNNNNNNNNNNNNNNNNNNNNNNNNNNNNNNNNNNNNNNNNNNNNNNNNNNNNNNNNNNNNNNNNNNNNNNNNNNNNNNNNNNNNNNNNNNNNNNNNNNNNNNNNNNNNNNNNNNNNNNNNNNNNNNNNNNNNNNNNNNNNNNNNNNNNNNNNNNNNNNNNNNNNNNNNNNNNNNNNNNNNNNNNNNNNNNNNNNNNNNNNNNNNNNNNNNNNNNNNNNNNNNNNNNNNNNNNNNNNNNNNNNNNNNNNNNNNNNNNNNNNNNNNNNNNNNNNNNNNGTCATTCGGTTTCTCCTTCCGTTGTCGGATAAGGTAACCCACTTACCCTGACCCGCAGTGGCAAGCCAAAAGAGAAGTCCCAAGCGCTCGCTTCTTGGCCCGGGGGTGGCGCGCTAGGCGGCATGTGCCTGTAGTTTTTATCGGGGCTCTAGTCATTGAGCGCTGCAGCCCAGATtacagaggaggaggactGCCTCAATAACACTAGACTGGACTTCGGACTCTCATTCACCATTTGTACCGCTGCGTTTTTGCTGTTGGACAACAAAGCCCTTCTTCACGTGGACCGGAGGTTGTGCAAGATGGAGCGGCTGGCGCTCCGTGCCGTGCTCTTGACTGTCGTCGCGGCTAACGTATTCCGTTCTGAGGCGAGTGGATTAAAGGCTGAGCCAGATTTCACAGTTACCATTACCGAAAAAGGAGTGCAGGAAGACATGCAGCAGTTTTTTTCGCTCGGACCTTCAGCGACTCTCCGAGTTGTTGACGAGAGCAACAGCGCGATCCTTCTGCCTGAAGCGGAAGGAGGGGAGGCACAGGACAGCGTAGCGTATGAGTTTGAGAATGGACACTGCAACTTCGGTAAAACAGTCGCGTACAAAGACATGTTTTCCGGGTATACGCAGCAAGTATGGGCCCGCTCCCCAGCTGAGGCTGGCACCGGGGAAAAACATGGCGGAAAAACCTCGATCTACACATTTACGAATCCTCCTGTCGAGTATTTGAATGGGGGGGTCAGTTTCTGTGTGCGATTCATGACGAAAACCACAGTGACAACAACCACGACGACCACCACACCGACAACGACGACGGCGGCAACAGCTCAGTCCTCAGCACCTACTGTAGGCTCGTCATCTGACTCCACTGATAGTGAAGGCTCGACTTCTGGGTCCAGTGGGGATGGAGGTTCGCCAGACGGGCCTGACAGCAGCGGAAGCCCTTCCACAGAACCTAGTAAGCCGATCAAACCAAAGCCAGATCAGAGTCCCGATGTAGAGCCACAACCCGAGGAACCCCAGCCTTCGCCGCCACAACAGCCCCCTCAGGAATCGACGCAGCCCAAACCGCCAACGCCCCCCCCGGCAGAATCAAATCCCAACGAAGAAGGCACCCCAGGTGTgcacgaagacgaagatggggctgacgaagaagatggtCAAGACGCGAGCGACCACCCCAGTAATAGTAGTGGCTCCCCTCATCAAGGGGGTACAGGACCTGGGGGACAGGAACAGACACACGATAAAAAGCCGGATGGTGCTACAAGTGGGCCAAATCACTCGGAGCAGGACCTCCCAGACGACCAAAAACCAGGAGGGACGCCGGGCCTCGAGCCTCCTAACCCGGCAGGCGGCAAAGTTCCTTCCGATAACAACAAACTGAAGCCTCCTCGACCATCA
This window of the Toxoplasma gondii ME49 chromosome VI, whole genome shotgun sequence genome carries:
- a CDS encoding Toxoplasma gondii family A protein (encoded by transcript TGME49_242900) — encoded protein: MALFIFRRLITGELLHALFYCRAITIGKNGVEVNIQKVFLLGSSASLRVVDERNRAVFLPQPTTSDAGAEARYSFAYALENGHCNFKKQVSYPDAFPGYSQPLLCAVHNGLDSHNKYDLYDHNIGYGSDYNSTLIIYCGDGGSPDGPDSSGSPSTEPSKPIKPKPDPSPGLKPQPGEPQDSPPQQPPQESTQPKPPTPPPAESNPNEEGTPGVHEDEDGADEEDGQDASDHPSNSSGSPHQGGTGPGGQEQTHDKKPDGATSGPNHSEQDLPDDQKPGGTPGLEPPNPAGGKVPSDNNKLKPPRPSETPALQNTPQITEEEDCLNNTRLDFGLSFTICTAAFLLLDNKALLHVDRRLCKMERLALRAVLLTVVAANVFRSEASGLKAEPDFTVTITEKGVQEDMQQFFSLGPSATLRVVDESNSAILLPEAEGGEAQDSVAYEFENGHCNFGKTVAYKDMFSGYTQQVWARSPAEAGTGEKHGGKTSIYTFTNPPVEYLNGGVSFCVRFMTKTTVTTTTTTTTPTTTTAATAQSSAPTVGSSSDSTDSEGSTSGSSGDGGSPDGPDSSGSPSTEPSKPIKPKPDQSPDVEPQPEEPQPSPPQQPPQESTQPKPPTPPPAESNPNEEGTPGVHEDEDGADEEDGQDASDHPSNSSGSPHQGGTGPGGQEQTHDKKPDGATSGPNHSEQDLPDDQKPGGTPGLEPPNPAGGKVPSDNNKLKPPRPSETPALQNTRTPTPHIRSANFDAPSRMRRLSVVDASEVKYLTIVVHSAAWGFVAKTLSLSAALFSVGATVLASN